A genomic window from Zalophus californianus isolate mZalCal1 chromosome 13, mZalCal1.pri.v2, whole genome shotgun sequence includes:
- the SH3GL2 gene encoding endophilin-A1 isoform X3 — MGIQEKVSEKVGGAEGTKLDDDFKEMERKVDVTSRAVMEIMTKTIEYLQPNPASRAKLSMINTMSKIRGQEKGPGYPQAEALLAEAMLKFGRELGDDCNFGPALGEVGEAMRELSEVKDSLDMEVKQNFIDPLQNLHDKDLREIQHHLKKLEGRRLDFDYKKKRQGKIPDEELRQALEKFDESKEIAESSMFNLLEMDIEQVSQLSALVQAQLEYHKQAVQILQQVTVRLEERIRQASSQPRREYQPKPRMSLEFTTGDSTQPNGGLSHTGTPKPAGAPMDQPCCRALYDFEPENEGELGFKEGDIITLTNQIDENWYEGMLHGQSGFFPINYVEILVALPH, encoded by the exons aAAGTGGATGTCACCAGCAGGGCTGTGATGGAAATAATGACCAAAACAATTGAATACCTTCAACCCAATCCAG cTTCCAGAGCTAAACTCAGCATGATCAACACCATGTCAAAAATCCGCGGGCAGGAGAAGGGGCCAGGCTACCCACAGGCAGAAGCACTGCTAGCGGAGGCCATGCTCAAGTTCGGAAGAGAGCTTGGAGATGACTGCAACTTTG GCCCAGCGCTTGGTGAGGTGGGGGAGGCCATGCGGGAGCTCTCGGAGGTGAAAGACTCTCTGGACATGGAAGTGAAGCAGAACTTCATTGACCCCCTTCAGAACCTTCATGACAAAGATCTGAGAGAAATTCAG CATCATCTAAAGAAGTTGGAGGGTCGACGCCTGGACTTTGATTATAAGAAGAAACGACAAGGCAAGATTCCAGATGAAGAGCTCCGTCAGGCTCTGGAGAAATTCGATGAATCTAAAGAAATTGCTGAGTCAAGCATGTTCAATCTCTTGGAGATGGAT ATTGAACAGGTGAGCCAGCTGTCTGCACTCGTCCAAGCCCAGCTGGAGTACCACAAGCAGGCCGTCCAGATCCTGCAGCAAGTCACCGTCAGACTGGAAGAAAG aATAAGACAAGCTTCATCTCAGCCTAGAAGGGAATATCAGCCTAAACCACGAATGAGCCTGGAGTTTACAACTGGAGATAGTACTCAGCCCAACGGAGGCCTCTCCCACACGGGTACACCCAAACCTGCAG GTGCCCCAATGGATCAGCCTTGCTGCCGAGCTCTGTACGACTTTGAACCTGAAAATGAAGGGGAGTTGGGTTTTAAAGAGGGTGATATCATCACACTCACTAACCAAATTGATGAGAACTGGTATGAGGGGATGCTTCATGGCCAGTCAGGCTTCTTCCCCATCAACTATGTGGAGATTCTGGTTGCCCTGCCCCATTAG
- the SH3GL2 gene encoding endophilin-A1 isoform X4: MERKVDVTSRAVMEIMTKTIEYLQPNPASRAKLSMINTMSKIRGQEKGPGYPQAEALLAEAMLKFGRELGDDCNFGPALGEVGEAMRELSEVKDSLDMEVKQNFIDPLQNLHDKDLREIQHHLKKLEGRRLDFDYKKKRQGKIPDEELRQALEKFDESKEIAESSMFNLLEMDIEQVSQLSALVQAQLEYHKQAVQILQQVTVRLEERIRQASSQPRREYQPKPRMSLEFTTGDSTQPNGGLSHTGTPKPAGAPMDQPCCRALYDFEPENEGELGFKEGDIITLTNQIDENWYEGMLHGQSGFFPINYVEILVALPH; encoded by the exons aAAGTGGATGTCACCAGCAGGGCTGTGATGGAAATAATGACCAAAACAATTGAATACCTTCAACCCAATCCAG cTTCCAGAGCTAAACTCAGCATGATCAACACCATGTCAAAAATCCGCGGGCAGGAGAAGGGGCCAGGCTACCCACAGGCAGAAGCACTGCTAGCGGAGGCCATGCTCAAGTTCGGAAGAGAGCTTGGAGATGACTGCAACTTTG GCCCAGCGCTTGGTGAGGTGGGGGAGGCCATGCGGGAGCTCTCGGAGGTGAAAGACTCTCTGGACATGGAAGTGAAGCAGAACTTCATTGACCCCCTTCAGAACCTTCATGACAAAGATCTGAGAGAAATTCAG CATCATCTAAAGAAGTTGGAGGGTCGACGCCTGGACTTTGATTATAAGAAGAAACGACAAGGCAAGATTCCAGATGAAGAGCTCCGTCAGGCTCTGGAGAAATTCGATGAATCTAAAGAAATTGCTGAGTCAAGCATGTTCAATCTCTTGGAGATGGAT ATTGAACAGGTGAGCCAGCTGTCTGCACTCGTCCAAGCCCAGCTGGAGTACCACAAGCAGGCCGTCCAGATCCTGCAGCAAGTCACCGTCAGACTGGAAGAAAG aATAAGACAAGCTTCATCTCAGCCTAGAAGGGAATATCAGCCTAAACCACGAATGAGCCTGGAGTTTACAACTGGAGATAGTACTCAGCCCAACGGAGGCCTCTCCCACACGGGTACACCCAAACCTGCAG GTGCCCCAATGGATCAGCCTTGCTGCCGAGCTCTGTACGACTTTGAACCTGAAAATGAAGGGGAGTTGGGTTTTAAAGAGGGTGATATCATCACACTCACTAACCAAATTGATGAGAACTGGTATGAGGGGATGCTTCATGGCCAGTCAGGCTTCTTCCCCATCAACTATGTGGAGATTCTGGTTGCCCTGCCCCATTAG